A genomic window from Plodia interpunctella isolate USDA-ARS_2022_Savannah chromosome 29, ilPloInte3.2, whole genome shotgun sequence includes:
- the LOC128682057 gene encoding uncharacterized protein LOC128682057: MVLAHCGLPQSSVLLEILHMMDVEEVAAVIYLYHRRKYRQKNKHRFWIHPLLVTRHDGKEFNIFISNLKKFEDKFFGYTRMSVKSYEELLTKLYLNIRGQDTRFRISISPEEKLIITIRYLATGCTFAELHYTFRIGASTIAEFVREVCSAIWLLLKESCLPKPSQQRWLDIAKGFSTRANFPNCIGAIDGKHIRVIKPCHSGSMYYNYKQFFSIILMAICDSNYKFITIDVGACGKFGDSAVYQHSNFYKKMIAGELEIPESVPISQVNTIPMPYVLVGDEAFPLSTNLMRPYAKPKNSNLNTTKRIYNYRHSRARRYVECSFGILSNKWRIFHRPLNVDISLATDIIKACCILHNYVRDRDGYNYEDTLTCYMSPDVPETPRTYNRIGNNIAERIRDSFAQYFEHEGKLEWQEKYI; encoded by the exons ATGGTCTTGGCTCACTGCGGTCTGCCGCAATCGTCAGTGCTTCTAGAAATTTTGCACATGATGGACGTTGAGGAAGTTGCGgcagtcatttatttatatcatcgtAGAAAATatcgtcaaaaaaataaacatagatTTTGGATACATCCTCTATTGGTGACACGACATGACGGCAaagagtttaatatttttatttcaaacctaAAGAAATTTGAAGATAAGTTCTTTGGATACACTAGGATGTCAGTAAAATCGTATGAagaattattaacaaaactatatttaaatattcgtgGCCAGGATACACGATTTCGGATATCTATATCCCCGGAAGAAAAGCTCATTATAACCATCAG atATTTGGCAACCGGATGTACATTCGCTGAACTACATTACACATTTCGAATTGGTGCGAGTACAATAGCTGAATTTGTTCGTGAAGTATGTTCGGCAATATGGTTACTGTTAAAAGAATCTTGTTTACCGAAGCCATCTCAACAAAGATGGCTAGATATTGCAAAGGGTTTCTCTACAAGAGCTAATTTTCCGAATTGCATTGGGGCTATAGATGGGAAACACATACGGGTAATAAAGCCGTGCCATAGTGGATCCATGTACTACAATTATAAGCAGTTCTTTTCCATTATACTTATGGCTATATGCGACAGTAACTAcaaattcataacaatagaTGTCGGTGCTTGTGGCAAATTTGGAGACTCAGCAGTTTATCAACACTCtaacttttacaaaaaaatgataGCAGGAGAACTTGAGATACCAGAATCAGTACCCATATCACAAGTAAATACTATTCCAATGCCATATGTTTTAGTAGGCGATGAAGCCTTTCCCTTATCCACGAACTTAATGCGACCTTATGCAAAAccaaaaaattctaatttaaacaCTACTAagagaatatataattatcggCATAGTAGAGCACGGCGATATGTCGAATGTTCGTTTGGAATACTGAGCAATAAGTGGCGTATATTCCATAGACCTTTAAATGTGGATATTAGTTTGGCTACTGATATCATCAAAGCATGTTGCATTTTGCATAACTACGTTCGAGACAGAGACGGTTATAACTATGAAGATACTTTAACATGTTACATGTCGCCTGATGTACCAGAAACTCCGAGAACATATAATCGAATAGGTAATAATATCGCTGAAAGAATTCGTGACTCTTTCGCTCAGTATTTTGAACATGAAGGTAAATTGGAATggcaagaaaaatatatataa